One window from the genome of Candidatus Didemnitutus sp. encodes:
- a CDS encoding 2,3,4,5-tetrahydropyridine-2,6-dicarboxylate N-succinyltransferase has product MSPTPDFAALRTQTEQLFAAGPAADKAAARALWSEVRSALNAGLIRSAEPDAASPTGWKVNTWVKQAILLGLRHGDMADVSGAFPFYDKDTLPVRRPGLAAGVRIVPGGSAIREGAYLAKGVICMPPMYINLGAYVDEGTMVDSHALVGSCAQIGKRAHLSAAAQIGGVIEPVGALPVIIEDDVLVGGNTGIYEGAIVKTRAVIGAGVVLTGSTPIYDLVNQTIIAPTAGSPVVVPAGAVVVPGARTVKRAPGPEWGLSVATPVIVKYRDEKTDTRTELESWIR; this is encoded by the coding sequence ATGTCCCCCACGCCCGATTTCGCCGCCCTCCGCACGCAGACCGAACAGCTCTTCGCCGCCGGCCCCGCCGCCGACAAGGCCGCCGCCCGCGCGCTCTGGTCCGAAGTCCGCTCCGCGCTGAACGCCGGCCTCATCCGCTCCGCCGAGCCCGACGCCGCCTCGCCGACCGGCTGGAAGGTCAACACCTGGGTGAAGCAGGCCATCCTCCTCGGCCTGCGCCACGGCGACATGGCCGACGTGAGCGGCGCGTTCCCCTTCTACGACAAGGACACCCTGCCCGTCCGCCGCCCCGGCCTCGCCGCCGGCGTGCGCATCGTCCCGGGCGGCTCCGCGATCCGCGAAGGCGCCTACCTCGCCAAGGGCGTCATCTGCATGCCGCCGATGTATATCAACCTCGGCGCCTACGTCGACGAGGGCACCATGGTCGACTCCCACGCGCTCGTCGGCTCGTGCGCGCAGATCGGCAAGCGCGCGCATCTCTCCGCCGCCGCGCAGATCGGCGGCGTCATCGAGCCCGTCGGCGCGCTGCCGGTCATCATCGAGGACGACGTCCTCGTCGGGGGCAACACGGGCATCTACGAAGGCGCCATCGTGAAGACCCGCGCCGTCATCGGCGCCGGCGTCGTGCTCACCGGCTCCACGCCGATCTACGACCTCGTCAACCAAACCATCATCGCGCCCACCGCCGGCTCGCCGGTCGTCGTCCCCGCCGGAGCCGTCGTCGTCCCCGGCGCGCGCACCGTGAAACGCGCGCCCGGACCCGAGTGGGGCCTCTCCGTCGCCACGCCGGTCATCGTCAAATACCGCGACGAGAAGACCGACACCCGCACCGAACTCGAAAGCTGGATCCGATGA
- the panC gene encoding pantoate--beta-alanine ligase, with translation MQKIDSLTAMRASAAELRASGRRLALIPTLGALHAGHVSLIRLARERGCAVVVSVFVNPLQFGANEDLAKYPRNPAADAALCEREGVDVVFAPAVEEMFPKNFSIAVTEERVSKPLCGISRPALFRGVLTCWLKLLNVVQPDALVMGEKDSQQVAVVRKALADLALPVEVITAPTVRDADGLAVSARNGYLTPTQRDEALAVFQALKRAKEMVDSGVRSADRVVAEATHIMAAKRRLRVIYIAVVNRETMDPMREVVPGISLMSVAFWVDEVRLTDNMPL, from the coding sequence ATGCAAAAAATCGACTCTCTCACGGCGATGCGGGCCAGCGCCGCGGAGTTGCGCGCCTCGGGGCGCCGGCTTGCGCTCATTCCCACGCTCGGCGCGTTGCACGCCGGACACGTCAGTCTCATCCGGCTCGCGCGCGAGCGCGGTTGCGCGGTCGTCGTGTCCGTGTTCGTGAACCCGCTGCAGTTCGGCGCGAACGAGGATCTCGCGAAATATCCGCGCAATCCCGCCGCCGACGCGGCGCTGTGCGAGCGCGAGGGCGTGGACGTCGTCTTCGCGCCGGCGGTCGAGGAGATGTTTCCGAAAAATTTCTCGATCGCGGTCACGGAGGAGCGCGTCAGCAAGCCGCTGTGCGGCATCTCTCGCCCCGCGCTGTTCCGCGGCGTGCTCACGTGCTGGCTGAAATTGCTCAACGTCGTGCAGCCCGATGCGCTCGTGATGGGCGAAAAGGATTCCCAGCAGGTCGCCGTGGTGCGCAAGGCGCTCGCGGATCTCGCGCTGCCGGTCGAAGTGATCACGGCGCCGACCGTGCGCGACGCCGACGGCCTAGCGGTGAGCGCGCGCAACGGCTACCTGACGCCGACCCAGCGCGACGAGGCGCTCGCCGTTTTCCAGGCGCTGAAGCGCGCGAAGGAGATGGTCGATTCCGGCGTGCGCAGCGCGGACCGTGTCGTCGCCGAGGCCACGCACATCATGGCCGCGAAGCGCCGCCTGCGCGTCATCTACATCGCGGTCGTGAATCGCGAAACGATGGACCCGATGCGCGAAGTCGTGCCCGGCATCTCGCTGATGTCGGTGGCGTTCTGGGTCGATGAAGTCCGCCTGACGGACAACATGCCGCTCTGA
- a CDS encoding 2-dehydropantoate 2-reductase, translated as MNAPFPSKPRVAIVGSGALGTYYGAFLARAGHDVHFLARTGRAAVLARGMRVKTPTEKFHLKKVQVYGSTEEIGACDLVVVALKATSNDALKKLLPPLLGPTTLVLTLQNGLGVEEPVAEVVGPDRVIGALCYIAAERTAPGVVECRFPGVMTIGKFGKPAGERTHAVATLFSRAGVKCEAQDNLEEMRWRRLVWNVPFNGIAIAAGGVTTDVILTDDGLRTLARRVMEEVVDAAAKFGHEIPRSFVDLQFERTAKMGGYRPSSLSDFESGKDLELEEIWGEPVRRAKSVGTAVPRMEMLYWLIRHRLATRKPAKKKR; from the coding sequence GTGAACGCCCCCTTTCCCTCGAAACCTCGCGTCGCCATCGTAGGCAGCGGTGCCCTCGGCACCTACTACGGCGCCTTCCTCGCGCGCGCGGGACACGACGTGCATTTCCTGGCCCGCACCGGCCGCGCCGCCGTGCTCGCGCGCGGCATGCGCGTCAAGACACCGACCGAGAAGTTCCACCTCAAGAAGGTTCAGGTCTACGGCTCGACCGAGGAAATCGGCGCCTGCGACCTCGTGGTCGTCGCGCTCAAGGCGACCTCGAACGACGCGTTGAAAAAACTGCTTCCGCCGCTGCTCGGGCCGACGACACTCGTGCTCACGCTCCAAAACGGACTCGGCGTCGAGGAACCGGTGGCGGAGGTCGTCGGCCCCGACCGCGTGATCGGCGCGCTGTGCTACATCGCCGCCGAGCGCACCGCGCCGGGCGTGGTGGAGTGCCGTTTCCCGGGCGTGATGACGATCGGCAAGTTCGGCAAACCCGCCGGCGAGCGCACGCACGCCGTGGCCACGCTTTTCAGCCGGGCCGGCGTGAAATGCGAGGCGCAGGACAATCTCGAGGAGATGCGCTGGCGCCGGTTGGTCTGGAACGTGCCCTTCAACGGCATCGCGATCGCGGCTGGCGGCGTGACCACCGACGTGATCCTGACCGACGACGGGCTGCGCACGCTCGCGCGCCGCGTGATGGAGGAGGTCGTGGACGCGGCGGCGAAGTTCGGCCACGAGATCCCGCGTTCGTTCGTCGATCTGCAATTCGAGCGCACCGCGAAGATGGGCGGCTACCGGCCGTCGAGCCTCAGCGATTTCGAGAGCGGCAAGGATCTCGAACTCGAGGAAATCTGGGGCGAACCCGTGCGCCGCGCGAAATCCGTCGGCACCGCCGTGCCGCGCATGGAGATGCTCTACTGGCTGATCCGCCATCGCCTCGCCACGCGCAAGCCGGCGAAGAAGAAGCGCTGA
- a CDS encoding M13 family metallopeptidase encodes MRSLKALSLVSVCALGLVARAEITPANFDQSVKPQDDFYRFVNGTWLKNTAIPADQARWHTFTILAERNMEALHQLAERAAAKGQSGTAIEQLVGDYYASGMDEAAINAAGIQPLQPLLDRIATAHTPTEIFATIGYLHAQGPRVGFVAGVGADAKDSNTQIFQMRQGGLGLPGTGRDADRDYYFNTDERSKKVREQYVAHIAKMLELSGWDAAAAQAGAAGVLRIETALAEVSLPRAALRNPYASYNKIAVADLATKAPGLDWSGYFTTLGLGEFKELNLAHPKFFAGFAKLVQEAPAADWQAYLRWRVLSSFATSLGTAFEEENFNFYSGVIAGVKERKPRWRRIVSATDNALGEALGQLYVAEYFPPEAKTRVLKLVEDLRAALGDRIRALEWMDAATKEKALGKLAAFSVKMGYPDKWQDYSALRLDRSSYVLNQLRIAQYEHKRNIARLGQPTDKTEWGMTPPTVNASYSPQANSITFPAGILQPPFFDPKADDASNYGGIGTVIGHEMTHGFDDSGRRYDFAGNLVDWWSKESGEEFNKRAAKVVAQFNGYTVLDGTLHLKGELTQGENIADLGGIKVAYAALQKALEGQPHAKIDGWTPEQRFFLSYANIWRDLQRPEEQRRRVNVDPHSPGVWRVNGPLSNLEEFWTAFAVPEGAPMRRSGDARVTIW; translated from the coding sequence ATGCGTTCCCTGAAAGCTCTCTCGCTCGTCTCCGTCTGCGCGCTCGGGCTCGTCGCGCGCGCGGAGATCACCCCCGCCAACTTCGACCAGTCCGTGAAGCCGCAGGATGATTTCTACCGCTTCGTGAACGGCACGTGGTTGAAGAACACCGCCATCCCCGCCGACCAGGCGCGCTGGCACACCTTCACGATCCTGGCCGAGCGCAACATGGAGGCGCTGCACCAGCTCGCCGAGCGCGCCGCCGCCAAGGGCCAGTCCGGCACCGCCATCGAGCAGCTCGTGGGCGACTACTACGCCAGCGGCATGGACGAGGCGGCCATCAACGCCGCCGGCATCCAGCCGCTGCAACCGCTCCTCGACCGCATCGCGACCGCGCACACGCCGACCGAGATCTTCGCGACGATCGGCTACCTGCACGCGCAGGGCCCACGCGTGGGCTTCGTGGCGGGCGTCGGCGCTGACGCCAAGGACAGCAACACGCAGATCTTCCAGATGCGCCAGGGCGGCCTCGGTCTGCCCGGCACCGGCCGCGACGCCGATCGCGACTACTATTTCAACACCGACGAACGCTCGAAGAAGGTCCGCGAGCAATACGTCGCGCACATCGCGAAGATGCTCGAGCTCTCCGGTTGGGACGCCGCCGCCGCCCAAGCCGGCGCCGCCGGCGTCTTGCGCATCGAGACCGCGCTCGCCGAGGTCTCGCTCCCGCGCGCCGCGCTGCGCAACCCGTATGCGAGCTACAACAAGATCGCCGTCGCCGACCTCGCGACCAAGGCGCCGGGCCTCGACTGGTCCGGTTACTTCACGACGCTCGGCCTCGGCGAGTTCAAGGAGCTGAACCTCGCGCACCCGAAGTTCTTCGCCGGCTTCGCGAAACTCGTGCAGGAGGCGCCCGCCGCCGACTGGCAGGCCTACCTGCGCTGGCGCGTGCTCTCGAGCTTTGCGACCTCGCTCGGCACCGCGTTCGAGGAGGAGAATTTCAATTTCTACAGCGGCGTCATCGCCGGCGTGAAGGAGCGCAAGCCGCGCTGGCGCCGTATCGTCAGCGCGACCGACAACGCGCTCGGCGAGGCGCTCGGCCAGCTCTACGTCGCCGAGTATTTCCCGCCCGAGGCGAAGACCCGCGTGCTGAAGCTCGTCGAGGATCTCCGCGCCGCGCTCGGCGACCGCATCCGCGCGCTCGAGTGGATGGACGCCGCGACGAAGGAAAAGGCGCTGGGCAAACTCGCCGCGTTCTCCGTCAAGATGGGTTATCCCGACAAGTGGCAGGACTACAGCGCGCTGCGGCTCGACCGCAGCTCCTACGTGCTCAACCAGCTCCGCATCGCCCAATACGAGCACAAGCGAAACATCGCGCGCCTCGGCCAGCCGACCGACAAGACGGAGTGGGGCATGACGCCGCCGACCGTGAACGCTTCCTACAGCCCGCAGGCGAACTCGATCACGTTCCCCGCCGGCATCCTCCAGCCGCCGTTCTTCGATCCGAAAGCCGACGACGCCTCCAACTACGGCGGCATCGGCACCGTCATCGGCCATGAGATGACACACGGCTTCGACGACTCCGGCCGTCGCTACGACTTTGCCGGCAATCTGGTCGACTGGTGGTCGAAGGAATCCGGCGAGGAATTCAACAAACGCGCCGCGAAGGTCGTCGCGCAGTTCAACGGCTACACCGTCCTCGACGGCACACTCCACCTGAAGGGCGAGCTCACACAGGGTGAAAACATCGCCGACCTCGGCGGCATCAAGGTCGCCTACGCCGCGCTGCAAAAGGCGCTCGAAGGCCAGCCGCATGCGAAGATCGACGGCTGGACGCCGGAGCAGCGATTCTTCCTCAGCTACGCCAACATCTGGCGCGACCTGCAGCGCCCCGAGGAGCAACGCCGCCGCGTGAACGTCGACCCGCACTCGCCGGGCGTCTGGCGCGTGAACGGCCCGCTCTCGAACCTCGAGGAATTCTGGACCGCGTTCGCCGTCCCCGAAGGCGCGCCGATGCGCCGCTCCGGCGACGCGCGCGTGACGATCTGGTAA
- a CDS encoding oligopeptide transporter, OPT family, with protein sequence MSQNNSPKFEPFIPASVQLPEFTWRAVLTGAVLGVVFGASSLYLVLKVGLTVSASIPVAVISLTLFRGLSKLGVRDATILEHNITQTAGSAGESLAFGVGATMPAIMILGFDLELTRVMLVAILGGLLGILMMIPLRRALIVKEHGILKYPEGTACAAVLKAGIDDVSRAAASPSAKAEMAAAEAAGLGKSPGAKVVFGGFAIGLLYKTVMAAFKGWKDIPEKVFGAPLKGGSVGAEISPELVGVGYVIGPRIAAIMCGGGALSFLVLIPLIRFFGDGVPTPIAPGTVPIAEMDPYAIRRAYILYIGAGAVTAGGIISLIQALPTIWHSFVAGLRDVGLARGDRAAGEKVPRTDLDLSPKFIGIGIVVLLALIVLARPLQMNLLGALLIVVFGFLFVTVSSRLTGEIGSSSNPISGMTVATLLFVCLIFLLIGWNGGTYYVTALSIGAIVCIASSNGGTTSQDLKTGFLLGGTPRLQQLAILVGAFSSAVLLGPILLRLNDSATVYVPVAKVAPAGVHVEPATLVGARHESLVGPQARTDGASYLVWQKTDAAGGPTGKYLVNERGDAVWFVDPGINGAYSERPDGTTVQKFAAPQARLVSYIIKGILDQQLPWALVLLGVMIAVVLQMSFVPALAFAVGVYLPLSASSPILVGGFIRWLVDRRVRQKPAYANLSEEQFAAESDKSPGVLLASGYIAGGAIAGIAIAFFAGVTSDFDASITEWSLAHNPFYGGANADALAMIPFALLCVFLYLVAREKVLTPKR encoded by the coding sequence ATGTCGCAAAACAACTCGCCGAAGTTCGAGCCGTTCATCCCCGCGTCCGTTCAACTGCCGGAATTCACCTGGCGCGCCGTGCTGACCGGCGCCGTGCTCGGCGTCGTCTTCGGCGCCTCGTCGCTCTACCTCGTCCTCAAGGTGGGCCTCACCGTGAGTGCGTCGATCCCGGTCGCGGTGATTTCGCTGACGCTCTTCCGCGGTCTCTCGAAGCTCGGCGTGCGCGACGCGACGATCCTCGAGCACAACATCACGCAGACGGCCGGCTCGGCGGGCGAATCGCTCGCGTTCGGCGTCGGTGCGACCATGCCGGCGATCATGATCCTCGGTTTCGACCTCGAGCTCACGCGCGTGATGCTCGTCGCGATCCTCGGCGGCCTGCTCGGCATCCTCATGATGATTCCGCTGCGCCGCGCGCTGATCGTGAAGGAGCACGGCATTCTCAAATACCCCGAAGGCACGGCGTGCGCGGCGGTGTTGAAAGCGGGCATCGACGACGTCTCGCGCGCCGCCGCTTCTCCCTCGGCCAAAGCCGAAATGGCCGCAGCCGAAGCGGCCGGTCTCGGCAAGTCGCCCGGCGCGAAGGTCGTCTTCGGCGGTTTTGCGATCGGCCTGCTCTACAAGACCGTGATGGCGGCGTTTAAGGGCTGGAAAGATATCCCGGAAAAAGTTTTCGGCGCGCCGCTGAAAGGCGGCTCGGTGGGCGCGGAGATTTCGCCGGAGCTCGTCGGCGTCGGCTACGTGATCGGTCCGCGCATCGCGGCGATCATGTGCGGCGGCGGCGCGCTGTCGTTCCTCGTGCTGATTCCGCTGATCCGCTTCTTCGGCGATGGCGTGCCCACGCCGATCGCGCCCGGCACGGTGCCGATTGCGGAAATGGATCCCTACGCGATCCGCCGCGCCTACATCCTCTACATCGGTGCGGGCGCGGTGACGGCCGGCGGCATCATCAGCCTCATCCAGGCGCTGCCGACGATCTGGCACAGCTTCGTGGCGGGCCTGCGCGATGTCGGCCTCGCGCGCGGCGACCGCGCTGCGGGTGAAAAGGTGCCGCGCACGGACCTCGATCTCTCGCCGAAGTTCATCGGTATCGGCATCGTGGTGTTGCTCGCGCTCATCGTGCTCGCGCGTCCGCTGCAAATGAACCTGCTCGGCGCGCTGCTGATAGTGGTGTTCGGCTTTCTCTTCGTCACCGTCTCGTCGCGCCTGACTGGCGAGATCGGTTCCTCGTCCAATCCCATCTCGGGCATGACAGTGGCGACGCTGCTGTTCGTGTGCCTGATCTTCCTGCTCATCGGCTGGAACGGCGGCACGTATTACGTCACAGCGCTCTCGATCGGTGCGATCGTGTGCATCGCCTCGTCGAACGGCGGCACGACGTCGCAGGATTTGAAAACCGGGTTCCTGCTCGGCGGCACGCCGCGCCTGCAACAGCTCGCGATTCTCGTCGGCGCGTTTTCGTCGGCCGTGTTGCTCGGGCCGATTCTGCTCCGCCTGAACGACTCGGCGACCGTCTACGTTCCCGTCGCGAAAGTCGCGCCGGCCGGCGTGCACGTTGAACCAGCCACGCTCGTTGGCGCGCGTCACGAATCGCTCGTCGGCCCGCAGGCGCGCACCGATGGCGCGAGTTATCTCGTCTGGCAAAAGACCGACGCCGCCGGCGGTCCGACAGGCAAATACCTCGTCAACGAGCGCGGCGACGCCGTGTGGTTCGTCGATCCCGGCATCAACGGCGCCTACAGCGAGCGGCCGGACGGCACGACGGTGCAGAAGTTCGCCGCACCGCAGGCGCGGCTCGTTTCCTACATCATCAAGGGCATCCTCGATCAGCAGCTCCCGTGGGCGCTCGTGCTGCTCGGCGTGATGATCGCGGTCGTGCTGCAGATGAGCTTCGTGCCGGCGCTGGCGTTCGCGGTCGGCGTGTATTTGCCGCTCTCGGCGTCGTCCCCGATCCTCGTCGGCGGATTCATCCGCTGGCTGGTCGATCGTCGCGTGCGGCAAAAGCCGGCCTACGCGAACTTGAGCGAGGAGCAGTTCGCCGCCGAGAGCGACAAGAGTCCCGGCGTGCTGCTCGCTTCCGGCTACATCGCCGGCGGCGCGATCGCGGGCATCGCCATCGCGTTCTTCGCCGGTGTCACGAGTGATTTCGACGCGTCGATCACGGAATGGTCGCTGGCGCACAATCCGTTCTACGGCGGCGCGAACGCCGACGCGCTCGCGATGATCCCGTTCGCACTGCTCTGCGTGTTCCTCTACCTCGTGGCCCGCGAAAAGGTGCTCACGCCGAAACGCTGA
- a CDS encoding HAMP domain-containing histidine kinase — translation MKIPLPLWIKVWLLLALNFALVAALGTAWFFARSERGWEKIALGPLGDRVAALADEISDELLTADEGETAAIVARRAAAHGVEFLWLRNDGLVLAGPSLPLPEAVRRELGRSRPRPGRGDRLPPGEDPGPDEMGPPPGARGGVGRFLLHPDSGDYWFGLRIHPSPALLERDEPPPRTTLIIHTQSAFRLALLLGLHWWAGVAGLALGVSVVFWMPFVRSITRRLDTLTVATDRIAEGKFETRAPVSGADEIGRLGGAINDMARRLESHAETQKRFLGDVAHELGSPVGRLQVAVELLEQRAPTPLQSTVRDVREEVQQMAELVGELLAFTRAGLKPRETAREPVALEPLLRETVLRENGADQVAIDAPSALLVLGDRALLSRAIGNLVRNARRYGGGGPVRLTATRHGADVRVCIDDDGPGVPADALARLGEPFFRPEGARARETGGVGLGLTIVRSSVAACGGEITFANREPRGFRAEIRLAAG, via the coding sequence TTGAAAATCCCGCTGCCGCTCTGGATCAAGGTCTGGCTCCTGCTCGCGCTGAACTTCGCGCTCGTGGCGGCGCTGGGCACCGCATGGTTCTTCGCGCGCAGCGAGCGCGGCTGGGAAAAGATCGCGCTCGGGCCGCTCGGCGATCGCGTCGCCGCGCTGGCCGACGAGATCTCGGACGAGCTGCTGACGGCCGACGAGGGCGAGACGGCGGCGATCGTCGCCCGCCGCGCCGCCGCGCACGGCGTCGAGTTTCTCTGGCTGCGCAACGACGGGCTCGTGCTCGCCGGGCCCTCGCTGCCGCTGCCCGAGGCGGTGCGGCGCGAACTGGGCCGCAGCAGGCCGCGACCGGGTCGTGGCGACCGACTGCCGCCGGGGGAAGACCCGGGGCCGGACGAAATGGGTCCGCCCCCCGGCGCGCGCGGCGGCGTGGGACGTTTCCTCCTCCACCCGGACAGCGGCGACTACTGGTTCGGGCTGCGCATCCATCCTTCGCCGGCACTGCTGGAACGTGACGAGCCGCCTCCACGCACGACGCTCATCATCCATACGCAGTCGGCGTTCCGGCTCGCGCTCCTCCTCGGCTTGCACTGGTGGGCGGGTGTCGCGGGGCTCGCGCTCGGCGTGTCGGTGGTGTTCTGGATGCCCTTCGTGCGCTCCATCACGCGGCGCCTCGACACCCTCACAGTCGCGACCGACCGGATCGCCGAGGGAAAATTCGAGACCCGCGCGCCGGTGTCCGGCGCCGACGAGATCGGACGACTCGGCGGCGCCATCAATGACATGGCGCGGCGGCTGGAGTCGCACGCGGAGACGCAAAAGCGCTTCCTCGGCGACGTGGCGCACGAACTCGGCTCGCCGGTCGGCCGTTTGCAGGTCGCCGTGGAACTCCTCGAGCAGCGCGCGCCCACTCCGCTTCAATCCACCGTCCGCGATGTGCGTGAGGAAGTGCAGCAAATGGCGGAGCTGGTCGGCGAGCTTCTGGCCTTCACGCGCGCGGGGCTGAAGCCGCGTGAGACGGCCCGGGAACCCGTCGCGCTCGAGCCGTTGCTGCGCGAGACCGTCCTGCGCGAGAACGGGGCCGACCAGGTCGCGATCGACGCTCCTTCGGCTCTGCTCGTGCTCGGCGACCGTGCCTTGCTGTCGCGCGCCATCGGCAATCTCGTGCGCAACGCCCGGCGTTACGGGGGCGGCGGCCCGGTCCGCCTCACTGCGACGCGGCACGGCGCCGATGTGCGGGTGTGCATCGACGACGACGGACCGGGCGTGCCGGCCGATGCGCTCGCACGCCTCGGCGAGCCCTTTTTCCGGCCCGAAGGCGCACGCGCCCGCGAGACTGGCGGCGTCGGCCTTGGGTTGACGATTGTGCGCTCGAGCGTGGCCGCGTGCGGCGGCGAGATCACCTTCGCCAACCGGGAGCCGCGCGGCTTCCGCGCAGAGATCCGGCTCGCGGCAGGTTGA
- a CDS encoding YHYH protein — MNRSRAPRFLLFVALAAPLAAQSTDPRLTSWLTEASGSYARVYQTNADKSAGTTSTTWPRAGLLNRGTGSVSTATYTDVQRVAYSANYVYVQTTGLASYTMGPWYDVDGTTLFGMWPKNRAAIHQIPRNPAIPTTKSLTRGVGGVLVNGVFLWNNGDAQSYSTSTGTVSFNGQGIWNRLAGPTEGPTFDAANAHQPQDGQYHNHINPRALRYQLGDAVTFDATTQTYSEATPTKHSPIIGWANDGLPIYGPYGYSTASNAASGVRRMTSGFVKRDGTNGTTNLALTGRTTLPVWAASVQNRSQTLASNQYGPGTATTAIGTFAEDYEYLGDLGKTQGVDFDLNRQNVRFCVTPEFPSGTYAYFTCIDASGNSVFPDVINQEFFGTPASTQGTVTSISETVTEYVRGGPAAALTLTGTASGTGVALKWNSADGATYKVESSSDNAAFTTLSSAVTSGGIGTTYTAAATASYFRVTLTAIATYDTAGTTGVPVGTTATLHYTGTGSTTTGATNDTASTGGTTTTTTPTTTTTTTGTTSSGSTSSAGGGGGGAPSDWFALVAAALAIGRAFASPAKRK; from the coding sequence ATGAACCGATCCCGCGCCCCGCGCTTCCTTCTGTTTGTCGCTCTCGCCGCACCGCTCGCCGCCCAGTCGACGGACCCGCGCCTCACCTCGTGGCTCACCGAAGCCTCCGGCAGCTACGCGCGCGTCTACCAGACCAACGCCGACAAGTCCGCCGGCACCACCTCGACGACCTGGCCGCGCGCCGGCCTGCTCAATCGCGGCACCGGCTCCGTCTCCACTGCGACCTACACCGACGTCCAGCGCGTCGCCTACTCGGCCAACTACGTCTACGTCCAAACCACCGGCCTCGCCAGCTACACCATGGGGCCATGGTATGATGTCGACGGCACGACGCTGTTCGGCATGTGGCCGAAGAACCGCGCCGCCATTCACCAGATCCCGCGCAATCCCGCGATCCCGACCACGAAGTCCCTCACGCGCGGCGTCGGCGGCGTGCTCGTGAACGGCGTCTTCCTCTGGAACAACGGCGACGCGCAGTCCTATTCCACGTCGACCGGCACCGTCTCCTTCAACGGACAGGGCATCTGGAACCGCCTCGCCGGCCCCACCGAGGGACCGACCTTCGACGCCGCCAACGCCCACCAGCCGCAGGACGGCCAATATCACAACCACATCAACCCGCGCGCGCTTCGCTACCAGCTCGGCGACGCAGTCACGTTCGACGCCACCACCCAGACCTACAGCGAGGCCACGCCCACGAAGCACTCTCCGATCATCGGCTGGGCCAACGACGGCCTGCCCATCTACGGCCCCTACGGTTACTCCACCGCCAGCAACGCCGCCAGCGGCGTGCGCCGCATGACCTCCGGCTTCGTCAAACGCGACGGCACCAACGGCACCACGAACCTCGCGCTCACCGGCCGCACCACGCTGCCGGTCTGGGCCGCCAGCGTCCAAAACCGCAGCCAGACGCTCGCCTCCAACCAATACGGCCCGGGCACCGCGACGACGGCGATCGGCACCTTCGCCGAGGACTACGAATACCTCGGCGACCTCGGCAAAACGCAGGGCGTCGACTTCGACCTCAACCGCCAGAACGTTCGCTTCTGCGTCACGCCGGAGTTTCCGAGCGGCACCTACGCCTACTTCACCTGCATCGACGCCTCCGGCAACTCCGTCTTCCCCGACGTTATCAATCAGGAATTCTTCGGCACCCCCGCTTCCACTCAGGGCACCGTCACCTCGATCAGCGAAACCGTCACCGAATACGTCCGCGGCGGCCCGGCGGCGGCATTGACGCTCACCGGCACCGCCTCCGGCACCGGCGTCGCGCTCAAGTGGAACTCCGCCGATGGCGCCACCTACAAGGTCGAGTCCTCGTCCGACAACGCCGCGTTCACCACGCTGAGCTCCGCCGTCACGAGCGGCGGCATCGGCACGACCTACACCGCGGCCGCGACGGCGAGCTACTTCCGCGTCACGCTGACCGCCATCGCGACCTACGACACCGCCGGCACGACCGGCGTGCCAGTCGGCACGACCGCGACGCTGCACTACACCGGCACCGGCAGCACGACCACCGGAGCGACCAACGACACCGCGTCCACGGGCGGAACGACGACCACAACCACTCCGACCACCACGACGACCACGACCGGCACCACCTCCAGTGGCTCAACGTCCTCCGCCGGCGGCGGAGGCGGCGGCGCGCCGAGCGACTGGTTTGCGCTCGTTGCCGCCGCGCTCGCGATCGGCCGTGCCTTCGCCAGTCCGGCGAAAAGGAAATGA
- a CDS encoding response regulator transcription factor: MDSPASGRTRLLMIDDDRKLCRLVASYLEPLAFDVVAVHDGRLGLERATDPAEKWHAVILDVMLPGLDGFDVLRGIRAKTSVPVLMLTARGDEMDRIVGLEVGADDYLPKTFSTRELLARLRAVLRRAATVAVAEGAAPMQEVVVGDLRVNLDARSAAMGADALVLTPVEFDLLASLAKARGRVKTREALLDECRDRNYDVFDRSIDVHISALRRKLGDDAKQPRFIRTVRSAGYMLVDPRAE; encoded by the coding sequence ATGGACTCACCCGCGTCGGGCCGCACGCGCCTGCTGATGATCGACGACGATCGGAAACTCTGCCGTCTCGTCGCGAGCTATCTCGAGCCGCTCGCCTTCGACGTCGTCGCCGTGCACGACGGCCGGCTCGGACTCGAGCGCGCGACCGATCCCGCGGAAAAATGGCACGCCGTGATCCTCGACGTGATGTTGCCGGGCCTGGACGGCTTCGACGTGCTGCGCGGCATCCGGGCCAAGACCTCCGTGCCCGTGCTCATGCTCACGGCGCGCGGCGACGAGATGGATCGCATCGTCGGCCTCGAAGTGGGCGCAGACGATTATCTGCCGAAAACCTTTTCGACGCGCGAACTGCTGGCGCGGCTCCGCGCCGTGCTGCGACGGGCGGCCACCGTCGCCGTGGCGGAAGGCGCCGCGCCGATGCAGGAGGTCGTTGTCGGCGACCTGCGCGTGAATCTCGATGCGCGCAGCGCCGCGATGGGCGCGGATGCGCTCGTGTTGACGCCGGTCGAGTTCGACCTGCTCGCCTCGCTCGCGAAAGCGCGCGGCCGCGTGAAGACGCGCGAGGCGCTCCTCGACGAATGTCGCGACCGCAACTACGACGTCTTCGACCGCTCGATCGACGTGCACATCTCGGCCTTGCGGCGGAAGCTCGGGGACGATGCGAAGCAACCGCGTTTCATCCGCACCGTGCGGTCCGCCGGCTACATGCTCGTGGACCCGCGCGCGGAGTGA